Proteins co-encoded in one Desulfobacteraceae bacterium genomic window:
- a CDS encoding 4Fe-4S binding protein, producing the protein MTDVYQRLAAHLDRLPAGFPATESGVELRILKRLFTPEEAEIAQGLTLTPEPTEEIARRLERDPAGLDPELERMSRKGLIFRTTRGGRLHYMAAQFVIGIWEYHVNDLSEELIRDVNEYIPHLMRKAWLGRDTKQLRVIPVSQSMSAEMAVMPYDQAEAIIRRQSKIVVSPCICRREHQMMGKGCGKPLEVCLSFGAGAHFYEENGLGRAISQEEAVGLLQVGLEAGLVLQPGNAQKPANICMCCGCCCQILKNLNALEQPARAVAANYFAAVDAERCTACGSCADRCQMRAITVAESARIDRERCIGCGLCVTACDFQALSLLPKPEEDRYVPPVNLFQTYLKMARERGLA; encoded by the coding sequence ATGACCGACGTTTACCAGCGCCTGGCGGCCCACCTGGACCGTCTGCCCGCGGGCTTTCCGGCCACCGAAAGCGGGGTGGAGCTGCGGATCCTGAAACGGCTCTTCACCCCGGAGGAGGCAGAAATCGCCCAAGGCCTCACCCTGACACCCGAGCCCACCGAGGAGATCGCCCGCCGCCTGGAGCGGGACCCCGCAGGGCTCGATCCCGAGCTTGAGCGCATGTCCCGCAAGGGGCTGATCTTCCGCACCACCCGCGGCGGCCGCCTGCACTACATGGCCGCCCAGTTCGTGATCGGCATCTGGGAGTACCACGTCAACGATCTCAGCGAGGAGCTGATCCGCGACGTCAATGAATACATTCCCCACCTGATGCGAAAAGCCTGGCTGGGGCGGGACACCAAGCAGCTGCGGGTGATCCCGGTCTCCCAGAGCATGTCAGCCGAAATGGCCGTGATGCCCTACGATCAGGCCGAGGCCATCATCCGGCGCCAGTCCAAGATCGTGGTCTCGCCGTGCATCTGCCGCCGGGAGCACCAGATGATGGGCAAGGGCTGCGGCAAGCCCCTGGAGGTCTGTCTGTCCTTCGGCGCCGGCGCCCACTTCTACGAGGAAAACGGACTGGGCCGGGCGATCTCCCAGGAGGAGGCCGTCGGCCTGCTGCAGGTCGGCCTGGAGGCCGGGCTGGTGCTGCAACCCGGCAACGCCCAAAAGCCGGCCAACATCTGCATGTGCTGCGGCTGCTGCTGCCAGATTCTGAAGAACCTCAACGCCCTGGAGCAGCCTGCGCGGGCGGTGGCCGCCAACTATTTCGCCGCCGTCGACGCCGAGCGCTGCACCGCCTGCGGCAGCTGCGCGGACCGCTGCCAGATGCGGGCGATCACCGTCGCCGAGAGCGCCCGGATCGACCGCGAGCGCTGCATCGGCTGCGGCCTGTGCGTGACGGCCTGCGATTTCCAGGCCCTCAGCCTGCTGCCCAAGCCCGAGGAGGACCGCTACGTCCCGCCGGTCAATCTCTTTCAAACCTACCTCAAGATGGCCCGCGAACGGGGTCTGGCCTGA